In Paracoccus sp. N5, a single window of DNA contains:
- a CDS encoding relaxase/mobilization nuclease domain-containing protein — MARSDRVRGIDPALFDRGWSRVSGSWQGLSKGAQMVRAARGYSPAIFKAISKGGCHTGAQLRAQLTYLTTKSTHILDSRGTHDGKKQLSEAEINRVARRFENQWNERYSPKLGHTSHLLMAFPVGTSGDEVRDITQAVCEKFFQGEGSQFDYIAAIHQDRAHPHAHIVLNRRSKDGEMFFLGKDHHFNYDAFREAMVEAAQVHGIRLEATRRLDRGVTTYRAEIDEIYKARDEGRPPVERQRTGADLAAALETVRRNALIYRGLAAEASRSNFEDVSEALERASTILASGGQIQSDGAIYMSQDEAAFDTLITEFSQNIRQIEAAIDRAPAAERPVIERKLTDVLASVAHLNPLGDRSAALVDAPSRDGIYARPNLSEEHLARLDDGEVAPKLAEALQGTGIDAEAVAARLREGAGNAALERQWLAQDLQGIAKASDLDLEKSADREEALDRLEAVHVRLGDVLTDVRVLRAPTEVDEVDDAEAALGERLTTPGSDLAQDGSDIFAPSERQAFRALVAQFRRSDFDHPFSDDPSVRRAGAVEVEEARAAFDAYAQRSPQHAELASMAWEQMTDSRMPPRYAVSEQDRTLHAGDMDLALRDPSDHLGPITEELRTLARYRTEMPEEEFGQAVQDEINHLRSLGASRAYISERSFEIEDQARQDYAERRYLEETAPTVVAFVRNADVEGPLSESEQRDIVRQVNERLSPDAIDALRAGNADVLDKFTEDPLRQLELAKTYLQSSEVTAHGPAMERVLDALAEEQIEAQRARHAAAHGEKGITHG; from the coding sequence ATGGCGCGGAGTGACCGGGTCCGTGGCATCGACCCGGCGCTCTTTGACCGCGGCTGGAGCCGAGTTTCGGGATCCTGGCAGGGGCTTTCCAAGGGCGCGCAGATGGTTCGGGCCGCGCGCGGCTATTCGCCAGCGATCTTCAAGGCTATCTCGAAAGGGGGCTGCCACACCGGGGCGCAGCTACGGGCGCAGCTCACATATCTCACGACAAAGTCGACCCATATCCTCGACAGTCGCGGCACCCATGACGGGAAGAAGCAGCTCTCGGAAGCCGAGATCAACCGAGTGGCGCGGCGGTTCGAGAACCAGTGGAACGAGCGCTACAGCCCCAAACTTGGCCATACGTCGCATTTGCTGATGGCATTTCCGGTTGGAACGAGTGGCGACGAAGTGCGCGATATCACCCAGGCGGTCTGCGAAAAGTTCTTTCAAGGTGAGGGGTCGCAATTCGACTATATTGCTGCAATACACCAAGATCGCGCGCATCCACATGCGCATATCGTTCTGAACCGCCGCAGCAAGGATGGCGAAATGTTCTTTCTCGGGAAGGATCACCACTTCAACTACGACGCTTTTCGCGAGGCGATGGTCGAGGCGGCCCAAGTTCATGGGATCCGCCTTGAGGCGACGCGTCGTCTGGATCGCGGCGTCACGACCTACCGCGCCGAGATCGATGAAATCTACAAGGCTCGCGACGAAGGCCGTCCCCCTGTCGAGCGCCAGAGAACCGGCGCTGACCTGGCGGCCGCTCTGGAAACCGTCAGGCGCAACGCGTTGATCTATCGCGGGCTCGCGGCGGAGGCGTCACGTTCGAATTTCGAAGACGTGTCCGAGGCGCTCGAGAGGGCCAGCACCATCCTTGCCAGCGGCGGTCAGATTCAATCTGACGGAGCCATCTACATGTCCCAAGACGAAGCAGCGTTCGACACGCTTATCACCGAGTTTTCTCAGAACATTCGCCAGATCGAGGCGGCGATCGACAGGGCGCCGGCGGCCGAGAGGCCGGTGATCGAGCGCAAGCTGACCGACGTTCTGGCTTCGGTCGCGCATTTGAACCCGCTCGGGGATCGCTCCGCCGCCCTGGTCGATGCCCCATCCCGGGACGGCATCTATGCAAGGCCGAACTTAAGTGAAGAACACCTCGCGCGTCTTGACGATGGAGAGGTGGCACCAAAGCTGGCCGAGGCGTTGCAAGGCACGGGCATCGATGCCGAGGCTGTGGCCGCGCGCCTGCGGGAGGGGGCAGGCAATGCCGCATTGGAGCGCCAGTGGCTGGCACAGGATCTGCAGGGGATTGCCAAAGCAAGCGACCTCGATCTGGAGAAATCTGCGGACCGGGAAGAAGCGCTCGACCGGCTGGAAGCCGTGCATGTTCGGCTGGGCGATGTTTTGACCGATGTACGCGTCCTGCGCGCGCCAACCGAGGTCGACGAGGTGGATGACGCTGAGGCAGCGCTTGGTGAGCGGTTGACGACACCTGGGAGCGATCTGGCGCAAGATGGGTCCGACATCTTTGCCCCATCGGAGCGGCAGGCGTTCAGAGCGCTGGTGGCGCAGTTCCGCCGGTCGGATTTCGATCATCCGTTCTCCGACGACCCCTCTGTGCGGCGGGCAGGCGCCGTGGAGGTGGAAGAGGCCCGCGCCGCGTTCGACGCCTATGCGCAGAGATCTCCGCAGCATGCCGAATTGGCCTCGATGGCTTGGGAACAGATGACTGACAGTCGAATGCCGCCGCGATATGCGGTATCGGAGCAGGACCGCACGCTGCATGCTGGCGACATGGACCTCGCCTTGCGGGATCCTTCGGATCATCTCGGTCCGATTACCGAAGAGCTCCGCACCCTCGCTCGCTATCGCACGGAGATGCCGGAAGAAGAGTTCGGGCAGGCCGTCCAGGACGAAATCAATCACCTTCGTTCGCTCGGCGCGTCGCGTGCCTATATCAGTGAACGCAGTTTCGAGATCGAGGACCAGGCGCGACAAGACTACGCCGAGCGCCGGTACCTGGAAGAGACAGCGCCAACCGTCGTGGCCTTTGTGCGAAACGCCGACGTCGAGGGCCCGCTCTCCGAGTCAGAGCAGCGGGACATCGTCCGGCAGGTCAACGAACGGCTAAGCCCCGACGCAATCGACGCGCTGCGGGCCGGTAACGCGGACGTCCTGGACAAATTCACCGAGGATCCGCTGCGCCAGCTGGAACTCGCCAAGACCTATCTCCAGAGCAGCGAGGTCACGGCACACGGCCCGGCGATGGAGCGCGTTCTCGATGCATTGGCCGAAGAGCAGATCGAGGCGCAGCGCGCGCGCCACGCCGCGGCACATGGTGAGAAGGGGATCACCCATGGATAA
- a CDS encoding ParA family protein, producing the protein MPNENLVVIAAMARKGGSGKTTLSRALISAAIAAGRRVMLIDTDSTRVLGAWHARAAAGGLSSPLLCSATVESVAGVEDQIDQVYMAGTADFIFIDTAGVGAEWSDGIAVLADHIVTPVMLSTSDFDVGAQTADWFEKLKSRVDDPSSLPRHHVVLNMVDPKTTRADAALIEEALTRFPVIETVMMRRNTYKEMDQKGLLHALALEKQSDPNPLMRPHVRHVVEALEEATDILNNILAA; encoded by the coding sequence ATGCCGAACGAAAATCTTGTGGTGATCGCAGCGATGGCCCGGAAAGGGGGCAGTGGAAAAACGACGCTTTCGCGCGCCTTGATCAGCGCCGCGATCGCCGCCGGACGCAGAGTGATGTTGATCGACACGGACAGCACGAGAGTACTCGGGGCCTGGCATGCTCGGGCGGCAGCCGGTGGGCTGAGTTCGCCGCTTCTCTGCTCGGCCACCGTCGAAAGCGTGGCGGGTGTCGAGGATCAGATCGATCAGGTCTACATGGCAGGCACGGCAGACTTCATCTTCATCGATACCGCAGGTGTCGGTGCAGAATGGTCAGACGGCATCGCGGTGCTTGCGGACCACATCGTGACGCCCGTCATGCTGTCGACGTCTGATTTCGATGTCGGCGCGCAGACCGCCGATTGGTTTGAGAAGCTGAAATCCCGTGTTGACGACCCCTCCAGCCTGCCGCGCCACCACGTCGTCCTCAACATGGTCGACCCGAAAACGACCCGTGCTGACGCCGCCCTGATTGAAGAAGCGCTCACCCGTTTTCCGGTGATTGAGACCGTTATGATGCGGCGGAATACCTACAAGGAGATGGACCAGAAGGGACTTCTCCACGCCTTGGCGCTGGAAAAGCAATCCGATCCGAACCCTCTGATGCGTCCGCATGTTCGTCATGTCGTCGAGGCGCTCGAGGAGGCAACGGACATCCTCAACAACATCCTTGCTGCGTGA
- the mobC gene encoding plasmid mobilization relaxosome protein MobC, which yields MPRRRRLSEIERSTIAQDRRNGVSAASLAARYDVSLKTIYNVVNHWGERQTANGSRSRVVGIRVSDDDLRRFDAALSRRGIAHRSDAMRRLMLAAEGVFLPDDEMCDELRSLGAALNRVGNNVNQIARRLNEAKVRGERLSYPASSHRDVRALAGLVFDLADQVQEMSRARRSLLDLEISSALAGLAERDENGAE from the coding sequence ATGCCCCGCCGTCGCAGACTGTCAGAGATCGAGCGATCGACCATCGCCCAAGACCGCCGGAACGGCGTCTCCGCGGCGTCGTTGGCCGCGCGCTACGATGTCAGCCTGAAGACGATCTACAATGTGGTGAACCACTGGGGTGAGCGTCAGACAGCGAACGGCAGCCGATCGCGGGTTGTGGGGATCCGAGTCTCGGACGACGACCTGCGCCGGTTCGACGCGGCGCTGTCGCGGCGCGGGATCGCGCACCGCTCGGATGCCATGCGTCGCCTGATGCTGGCAGCCGAAGGTGTCTTCCTGCCCGACGACGAGATGTGCGACGAGTTGCGCAGCCTTGGCGCCGCGCTCAACCGGGTCGGCAACAACGTGAACCAGATCGCGCGACGTCTGAACGAGGCCAAGGTGCGGGGCGAGAGACTGTCCTACCCGGCCTCAAGTCACCGTGACGTCCGCGCTCTTGCTGGTCTGGTCTTCGATCTGGCCGACCAGGTCCAGGAGATGTCGCGTGCGCGGCGCAGCCTGCTGGACCTTGAGATCAGCTCTGCCCTGGCGGGCCTCGCCGAGAGGGATGAGAATGGCGCGGAGTGA
- a CDS encoding type IV secretory system conjugative DNA transfer family protein has product MDKGKIALGVLSLVLVGLAMGYVVATGFVMFRYGLSPTRFDVTLLAREYRGLSQSAPKDFLWVNLILGGFGLASLMLSVTLLGDALTRFGTTHWQTRSEMKRNGFFAKPGGGFLLGKLGSPKSKRPFLVSKTFPHALIVAPTGRGKGVGFVIPNLLTYKGSAVVLDVKGENFRETSRFRASMGDKVFRFAPTDWDRPTHRYNPLARIAAMTNPDQQQMELKLTAKLFLQTDNEKLSGLLAGGIDLFVAAGLLAFERGVPTIGEIYRITASGGDKQKEYLKRSQEVKNKSAKLIFERMASTNNDTLTSYLSLLMTSGLDTWDNRAIDAATATSDFSFRDIRRRPHAIYLVVESEMIRPLAPLIRLFFSDLIASLQAQEPGDDEPWPVMIMLDEFDRLGKMPIVAESIKTLRSFGGNLAIVTQTIPALDEIYGENTRRSLQGGAGVKLYLTPSEQKTIEELSQAVGKTTKRVVTRSRAVGRNPFEGRSVSERTEDTPLLTEDEARRMDLDEVILVIDAQMPIRARRVKYFEDPALKVLHACQSGSFPYPDEDGLRRDRQMSETRETVEKLKQELQEVRAAAGPREVDPNAPNAAKTDPVSAAKVRGRAARAAASGGGQGQLSLDLAGMGLNHAGRSELAAAVQTTRAIIEAHG; this is encoded by the coding sequence ATGGATAAAGGCAAGATTGCCCTCGGAGTGTTGAGTCTCGTGCTGGTCGGTCTCGCCATGGGCTATGTCGTGGCGACCGGCTTTGTCATGTTCCGCTATGGGCTTTCACCCACGCGTTTCGACGTCACCCTGCTTGCCCGCGAATATCGGGGTCTGTCTCAGTCTGCACCGAAAGACTTCCTCTGGGTGAACCTCATCCTGGGCGGCTTCGGCCTGGCATCGCTGATGCTGAGCGTCACGCTTCTGGGGGATGCATTGACCCGCTTCGGGACGACGCATTGGCAGACGCGCAGCGAGATGAAGAGGAACGGTTTCTTTGCCAAGCCCGGCGGCGGCTTCCTTCTGGGCAAGCTCGGCTCCCCGAAATCCAAGCGCCCGTTCCTAGTCTCAAAAACCTTCCCCCACGCGCTGATCGTGGCGCCTACAGGCCGGGGCAAGGGCGTGGGGTTCGTGATCCCGAACCTGCTGACCTACAAGGGCTCCGCCGTGGTGCTCGACGTGAAAGGCGAGAACTTCCGCGAGACCTCGCGCTTCCGCGCCAGCATGGGGGACAAGGTTTTCCGCTTCGCGCCGACCGACTGGGACCGACCGACACATCGCTATAATCCGCTGGCGCGCATTGCTGCCATGACCAACCCCGACCAGCAGCAGATGGAGCTTAAACTCACCGCGAAGCTCTTTCTGCAGACCGACAATGAAAAGCTGAGCGGGCTTTTGGCCGGTGGTATCGACCTCTTCGTGGCGGCCGGCCTTCTGGCCTTCGAGCGCGGCGTGCCGACCATCGGCGAGATCTATCGCATCACAGCCTCGGGGGGCGACAAGCAAAAGGAATATCTGAAGCGTTCACAGGAGGTGAAGAACAAGTCGGCCAAACTGATCTTCGAGCGTATGGCATCGACCAACAACGACACCCTCACTTCCTACCTCTCCCTCCTGATGACATCGGGTCTCGACACTTGGGACAACCGCGCGATTGACGCGGCCACCGCGACCTCTGACTTCTCATTCCGGGATATCCGCCGCCGCCCACATGCGATCTATCTCGTGGTCGAATCCGAGATGATCCGCCCGCTCGCCCCGCTGATCCGCCTCTTCTTTTCGGACCTGATTGCCTCGCTGCAAGCACAGGAACCCGGCGATGATGAGCCCTGGCCGGTGATGATCATGCTCGACGAGTTTGACCGGCTCGGGAAAATGCCAATCGTAGCCGAGAGCATCAAGACGCTGCGCTCCTTCGGCGGTAACCTCGCCATCGTGACCCAGACCATCCCCGCGCTGGACGAGATCTATGGTGAAAACACCCGCAGGTCGCTGCAGGGCGGCGCCGGGGTAAAGCTCTACCTCACCCCGTCCGAGCAGAAGACCATCGAGGAATTGAGCCAGGCTGTGGGCAAGACCACCAAGCGTGTGGTGACCCGCTCCCGCGCGGTTGGACGCAATCCATTCGAAGGGCGCAGCGTCTCGGAGAGGACAGAAGATACCCCGCTCCTGACCGAGGATGAGGCCCGACGCATGGACCTCGACGAGGTCATCCTCGTGATCGACGCGCAGATGCCGATCCGGGCAAGAAGGGTGAAGTATTTCGAGGACCCGGCGTTGAAGGTTCTGCACGCCTGTCAATCGGGGAGTTTCCCGTATCCGGACGAGGACGGGCTGCGGCGGGATCGGCAGATGTCTGAGACCCGGGAAACGGTGGAGAAGCTGAAGCAGGAATTGCAGGAGGTTCGGGCGGCTGCGGGACCGCGGGAAGTCGACCCGAATGCGCCTAACGCGGCGAAAACTGACCCTGTCAGCGCAGCGAAGGTTCGCGGCCGCGCGGCTCGTGCTGCTGCAAGCGGAGGTGGCCAGGGACAGCTGTCGCTCGATCTCGCAGGAATGGGTCTCAACCATGCAGGCAGATCAGAACTGGCAGCGGCAGTGCAAACGACGCGGGCGATCATTGAAGCGCATGGATGA
- a CDS encoding Fic family protein codes for MAWNWTLPDWPDFRYDASALEPFEQTFLLSSGEILGAVHHVSQPEREQLRIELLSEEAMQTSAIEGEILDRLSVQSSLRRHLGLDPDSYPAKPREQGVAEMMVDVYSSFAEKLSHETLYRWHRMLLSHDRRLETIGAYRRHAEAMQIVSGRLDRPTIHFEAPPSERVMPEMERYADWFNKTGPGGAEPLPALTRAGLSHLYFESIHPFEDGNGRLGRALAEKSLAQNIGQPTLISLAFTIEKERKAYYDQLEQHQKTLDVTDWLVWFAEVVLKAQQATLDRVGFFISKAHFYDRHRDQLNERQAKAIARMFREGPGGFKGGLSAENYLKITGTSRATATRDLQDLVEKGALSRTGERRHTRYWLILSETTTSKVSA; via the coding sequence ATGGCTTGGAACTGGACGCTGCCTGATTGGCCGGATTTCCGGTATGACGCCTCCGCTCTGGAGCCGTTTGAGCAGACGTTTCTCCTGTCGTCCGGGGAAATCCTCGGCGCGGTCCATCATGTCAGCCAGCCGGAGCGCGAGCAACTCCGCATCGAACTGCTCAGCGAGGAAGCGATGCAGACGAGCGCCATCGAGGGTGAAATCCTCGATCGGCTCAGTGTCCAGTCTTCGCTGCGCCGCCATCTGGGCCTCGATCCGGACAGCTACCCTGCCAAACCGCGCGAACAGGGCGTCGCGGAAATGATGGTGGACGTCTATTCCAGCTTTGCAGAAAAGCTGAGCCACGAAACGCTGTACCGTTGGCATCGGATGCTCCTGTCCCATGACCGCCGGTTGGAAACCATCGGGGCCTACCGACGCCACGCCGAGGCGATGCAAATCGTTTCCGGCCGCCTTGACCGGCCCACGATCCATTTCGAAGCGCCTCCCTCGGAGCGGGTCATGCCTGAGATGGAGCGATACGCGGATTGGTTCAACAAGACCGGGCCGGGGGGAGCAGAGCCGCTTCCAGCGCTGACGCGCGCAGGGCTAAGCCACCTCTATTTCGAGAGCATCCACCCATTCGAAGACGGCAACGGCCGCCTGGGTCGCGCCCTCGCTGAAAAGTCTCTGGCGCAGAACATTGGCCAGCCGACCCTCATCTCGCTCGCCTTCACCATCGAGAAGGAGCGCAAGGCTTACTACGACCAGCTCGAGCAGCATCAAAAAACGCTCGACGTGACCGATTGGCTCGTCTGGTTCGCAGAAGTTGTCTTGAAGGCCCAACAGGCAACACTCGACCGCGTCGGCTTCTTCATCAGCAAGGCACATTTCTACGATCGTCACAGGGACCAGTTGAACGAACGCCAGGCCAAGGCCATCGCTCGCATGTTCCGGGAAGGTCCCGGCGGGTTCAAAGGTGGCCTCAGCGCCGAGAACTATCTCAAGATCACCGGAACCTCGCGCGCAACCGCAACCCGCGATCTGCAGGACCTGGTCGAGAAAGGTGCGCTCAGCCGAACCGGTGAGCGACGCCATACGAGGTACTGGCTAATACTCTCAGAAACAACGACATCGAAGGTGTCAGCGTGA